In Candidatus Bathyarchaeia archaeon, a genomic segment contains:
- a CDS encoding helicase-related protein: MISGPKWPEPVEVKKIDNDGTYIHIVGATTTTGQHIDQLIPVSELSDIQIRTIRTDFRSEPWKVFLALETKRYRFASLYDPLLAMNASKVDPLPHQIEAVYGYVLKLPRIRFLIADDPGAGKTIMAGLIIKELKLRKLAKRILIVVPGHLKDQWRRELKDRFEETFVVIDRGLLGAHYAENVWERENQIITSMDFAKRDEILPSLSSAQFDLVVVDEAHKMSAYRYGDKTVKTNRYRLGEALSKLSTPHLLFLTATPHRGDPENFRLFMDLLEPGFFATTEMLQESIENEDNPLFIRRMKEDLKDFEGKPLFLPRYVKTVPFRLSDDEKTLYNELSRYVKEQYNKALRSDKRRNVAFALVILQRRLASSTFAILKSLERRKKRLEDLLKGAEKSQPKENVFDFEEVEDLSEEERWQEEELWETLSVAENRQELEAEIRTISGLIEKARSIIQKESEVKVNQLKRTMEELKQKFPKKKILIFTEAKDTLEYLEKKIRAWGYSINTIHGSMKLEDRVEAEKIFKNETQIMVATEAAGEGINLQFCHLMINYDIPWNPNRLEQRMGRIHRYGQTKEVYVFNLVAEDTREGKVLVRLFEKLNEIRNALKSDKVFDVISEVLYGKNLSQLMVEAAASARDINEILKEIDITIDEEYISRVKENLGESLATRYIDYTRLKEMAEKARENRLIPEYTESFFKKAFLRAGGKLRERKDEYLAIESSPYEIRTIAGEDNFKKRYGPLLKAYPKITFDKDIGFRNPDVEFVSFGHPLFEAVLEWVDRELSTELKKGAVFTDPEGNLDGYVLFYEGEVKDGTGSIAGKSLFAYYFDSRTAEIRTISPTIMWDLSEGKDGGVQGDVDDLKKRVLQQVISGLKTYMSKLQTDRNRQAQIKEKYGVKSLDQLVIGLDGDLIGLYNRKDTGANVDLAIRNKEEQKRKYEKGREELQDIISKERNLTMSMPVFLGTVRVKPALQVGEAMQRDEEIERLGMEIAMRYEREAHREPEDVSKENLGFDIRSKEPEGKTRYVEVKARAGIGPVALTQNEWFKAQRLGNDYYLYAVWNAAKDPNAKPRVVQDPARNLKVEEKIEVVRYIIPASEIEQKSR, from the coding sequence GTGATAAGTGGGCCAAAATGGCCTGAGCCTGTTGAAGTGAAGAAGATAGACAACGACGGCACTTACATTCACATCGTAGGCGCAACTACGACTACTGGCCAGCATATTGACCAGCTTATTCCAGTTAGCGAGCTCTCCGACATCCAAATCAGGACCATACGAACCGACTTCAGGAGCGAACCCTGGAAAGTCTTTCTGGCGCTTGAGACTAAGCGATACAGATTCGCTTCACTCTATGACCCTCTGTTGGCGATGAACGCGTCCAAGGTGGACCCACTACCGCATCAGATAGAAGCGGTCTATGGCTATGTGTTGAAGCTGCCTAGGATTCGCTTCCTAATTGCAGACGACCCTGGTGCTGGCAAGACAATCATGGCGGGCTTAATTATCAAGGAGCTGAAACTCCGGAAACTTGCAAAGAGAATCCTGATTGTTGTTCCGGGTCATCTGAAGGACCAGTGGAGGAGAGAACTAAAGGACAGATTCGAAGAGACCTTTGTTGTCATCGATAGAGGGCTGTTGGGAGCCCATTATGCCGAAAACGTGTGGGAAAGAGAGAACCAGATAATCACTTCAATGGATTTCGCCAAGAGAGACGAAATTCTGCCTTCGCTGTCTTCAGCACAGTTCGACCTCGTCGTCGTCGATGAAGCTCACAAGATGAGTGCCTATAGGTACGGGGACAAGACCGTGAAAACGAACAGGTACCGACTGGGCGAGGCACTTTCCAAGTTGTCCACCCCCCATCTCTTGTTTCTGACGGCTACTCCACACAGAGGCGACCCTGAAAACTTCCGATTGTTCATGGACTTGCTAGAGCCAGGCTTCTTTGCGACAACGGAGATGCTCCAAGAGTCGATTGAGAACGAAGACAATCCGCTGTTTATTCGGAGAATGAAGGAAGACCTCAAGGACTTTGAGGGCAAACCGCTCTTTCTTCCTCGATATGTGAAAACTGTACCCTTCAGACTTTCCGATGACGAAAAGACACTATACAATGAGTTGTCTCGGTATGTCAAGGAGCAATACAACAAAGCACTGAGGAGCGACAAGAGGAGGAATGTTGCTTTTGCACTTGTGATTCTTCAGAGACGTTTGGCCTCAAGCACATTCGCGATTCTGAAATCGCTGGAGCGGAGAAAGAAACGGTTGGAAGACCTACTCAAAGGTGCCGAGAAATCACAGCCCAAAGAGAACGTGTTCGACTTTGAAGAGGTGGAAGACCTTAGCGAGGAAGAGAGATGGCAGGAGGAGGAGCTCTGGGAAACGCTTAGTGTTGCAGAAAATAGGCAAGAACTCGAAGCAGAAATTAGAACCATCAGCGGCCTCATCGAGAAGGCTCGGTCAATCATTCAAAAGGAGTCAGAGGTCAAGGTAAATCAACTTAAACGGACGATGGAGGAGCTCAAACAGAAGTTTCCGAAGAAGAAAATTCTCATCTTTACAGAAGCAAAGGACACTCTGGAATATCTTGAGAAGAAGATACGGGCCTGGGGCTATTCTATCAACACTATACACGGGAGCATGAAACTGGAGGACAGGGTCGAAGCAGAGAAGATATTCAAGAACGAGACTCAGATAATGGTGGCAACGGAAGCTGCAGGCGAAGGAATCAATCTCCAATTCTGTCACCTGATGATAAATTACGACATTCCATGGAACCCCAATCGTCTAGAGCAAAGAATGGGCAGAATCCATCGATACGGACAGACCAAAGAGGTCTACGTCTTCAACCTTGTAGCAGAAGACACCCGAGAGGGTAAGGTGCTCGTCAGGCTGTTCGAGAAATTGAATGAAATCAGAAACGCGCTCAAGAGCGACAAAGTCTTCGATGTTATCAGCGAGGTTCTTTACGGCAAGAACTTGTCCCAACTAATGGTAGAAGCTGCCGCAAGCGCGAGAGACATCAACGAAATTCTGAAGGAAATTGACATAACAATAGACGAAGAATACATCTCCAGGGTCAAGGAGAATCTTGGAGAAAGCCTTGCAACGAGATACATTGACTACACGCGTCTAAAAGAAATGGCAGAGAAGGCCAGGGAAAACAGACTCATTCCAGAGTACACAGAATCGTTCTTCAAAAAAGCGTTTCTCAGGGCCGGCGGAAAGCTAAGGGAGCGCAAAGACGAGTATCTTGCAATAGAGTCATCACCGTATGAAATTAGGACAATCGCAGGCGAGGACAACTTCAAGAAACGATATGGGCCGCTGCTCAAAGCCTATCCTAAGATAACCTTCGACAAAGACATCGGATTCAGAAACCCGGACGTAGAGTTCGTTTCCTTCGGCCACCCACTGTTCGAGGCGGTTCTAGAGTGGGTTGACAGGGAGCTTTCTACCGAACTGAAGAAGGGTGCGGTCTTTACCGACCCTGAAGGGAACCTCGATGGTTACGTTCTGTTCTATGAAGGCGAGGTAAAAGATGGAACAGGTTCAATTGCGGGAAAGTCGCTCTTCGCCTACTACTTCGATTCGAGAACCGCAGAAATCAGAACGATATCTCCGACAATTATGTGGGACCTATCTGAGGGAAAAGACGGAGGGGTGCAAGGCGATGTCGATGACCTCAAGAAAAGAGTTCTCCAACAAGTCATTTCTGGTCTGAAGACCTACATGAGCAAATTGCAGACCGACCGAAACCGCCAGGCTCAAATCAAAGAGAAATATGGCGTCAAGTCTCTCGACCAGCTCGTTATCGGGCTCGACGGTGACCTAATTGGCCTTTACAACAGAAAGGACACAGGGGCCAACGTAGACCTGGCCATCAGGAACAAGGAAGAGCAGAAGAGAAAATACGAGAAGGGTAGAGAGGAGCTACAGGACATAATCAGTAAAGAAAGAAACCTCACCATGAGCATGCCCGTGTTTCTAGGAACTGTGAGAGTTAAGCCAGCGCTCCAGGTTGGTGAGGCCATGCAGCGGGACGAAGAGATAGAACGGTTAGGAATGGAGATTGCAATGAGGTACGAGAGAGAAGCTCATCGAGAGCCTGAGGACGTGTCGAAGGAAAACCTCGGATTCGACATCCGCTCAAAAGAACCAGAAGGAAAGACCCGCTACGTTGAGGTCAAGGCCAGAGCCGGTATAGGACCTGTCGCTCTGACGCAAAACGAGTGGTTCAAGGCACAACGCTTAGGCAACGACTATTATCTTTACGCTGTCTGGAATGCAGCCAAGGACCCTAACGCCAAGCCCAGAGTCGTACAAGACCCGGCCCGAAATCTCAAGGTGGAAGAGAAGATAGAAGTGGTGCGCTACATTATCCCAGCTTCAGAAATCGAACAGAAATCACGATAG
- a CDS encoding DUF1156 domain-containing protein produces MKEIGDESAREKSIRHGHISTLHTWWARRPLAASRATNFASLISASGNPERRQKTKDLIVELGKWENSLNQTLLAEARKAISEANGGMVPKVLDPFAGGGSIPLEALRLGCETYASDYNPVAALILRCTLEYPQKFGHRVSKTAKGLISEQKANSLLSDVNKWGSWILEDTRKELERFYPRERDGSIPVGYVWVRTIPCQNPSCHAQIPLLRQFWLANNSRRKISLYPHVSGKLVEFRIIGTGYSNKPANFDPEHGTVSKAVVTCLICNSRIDGDTTRKLFEKRESDERMVAVILASEGAGRKFRIASDEDNRVFEKAHGFLSEKCKLLEKEWGVDPIPDEATPEGKGRGAERAFSIRNYNMNTWGDLFNYRQKLALICFAERVRRAHSHMLEQRYDAEYALAIATYLAVILDRLADKNSTLVLYNSIRETVEHVFGRQTLGMIWDYVEVNPFTDVGWLNMQKWVGEVIDHCSNIFPPELQPIVPRVNQASATSLSFPDEFFDAVFTDPPYYDNVPYSYLSDFFYVWLKRTIGHLYPDYFATPLAPKRQEIVVYSNIEGGFEEGKKFFDQMLGISFAEINRVLKPKGISVIVYAHKSTAGWETLVNSLLRSGLVVTGAWPIHTERPGRLRSMKSAALASSIYMVARKLSKEQVGFYKEVKDALQRHLNEKLDRLWNEGISGADFFIAAIGSAIEVFGKYERIIDDAGNAIEVTRLLEDVRRIVTDYAVKQVLHDGIVGEISPLTRFYVLWRWAYGEASMEYDDAGKLAQGIGIDLAREWNKGFILKDKEFVCVLGPEDRETEELGQSKELIDVLHRVLILWKNGKNEDVLSVLKEAGFGRGDHFYKVADAILHSLPDSSKEKKLLEGFLQGRNRISEDLRRQAEQTKLFE; encoded by the coding sequence ATAAAAGAAATTGGTGACGAGTCGGCCAGGGAAAAGAGTATTCGACACGGCCACATATCGACCCTTCATACATGGTGGGCTAGGCGTCCGCTAGCGGCATCGAGAGCAACGAATTTTGCGTCGCTAATCTCTGCGTCCGGAAATCCAGAAAGAAGGCAAAAAACAAAGGACTTGATAGTCGAACTCGGCAAGTGGGAAAACTCTCTCAACCAAACTCTCCTTGCTGAGGCCAGAAAGGCAATTTCTGAGGCTAACGGTGGCATGGTTCCAAAGGTTCTGGACCCATTTGCAGGAGGAGGCTCAATTCCACTGGAAGCCCTTCGTCTGGGGTGCGAAACATACGCCAGCGACTACAACCCTGTCGCTGCGCTGATTCTAAGATGCACACTTGAGTATCCGCAGAAATTCGGACATAGAGTATCGAAGACTGCCAAGGGTCTGATATCCGAACAGAAGGCGAACAGTCTTCTGAGCGACGTCAACAAATGGGGAAGTTGGATTCTAGAAGATACTAGGAAAGAACTCGAAAGATTCTATCCTAGGGAGAGAGATGGTTCAATCCCCGTCGGTTACGTCTGGGTCAGAACTATTCCTTGTCAGAACCCTTCATGTCACGCCCAGATTCCCCTGTTGCGGCAGTTCTGGCTAGCGAATAATTCGAGAAGGAAAATTTCTCTCTATCCTCACGTTTCTGGGAAGTTGGTCGAGTTTCGAATTATCGGAACTGGTTACTCCAATAAACCTGCGAATTTTGACCCTGAACATGGGACTGTTTCCAAGGCGGTCGTTACATGTCTGATTTGCAACTCCCGCATTGATGGTGACACTACCAGAAAGCTCTTCGAGAAACGCGAATCCGATGAGAGGATGGTTGCCGTAATACTCGCCAGCGAGGGTGCAGGAAGGAAGTTCCGAATAGCAAGCGATGAAGACAACCGGGTCTTTGAGAAAGCACACGGCTTTCTGAGTGAAAAATGCAAGCTGCTTGAAAAGGAGTGGGGAGTAGACCCGATTCCAGACGAGGCAACTCCCGAAGGGAAAGGAAGAGGTGCAGAGCGAGCATTCTCGATAAGAAACTACAACATGAACACTTGGGGCGACTTGTTCAATTATAGGCAGAAACTTGCACTGATATGCTTCGCAGAACGGGTCCGCCGCGCGCACTCGCATATGCTGGAACAAAGATACGACGCTGAATACGCCCTCGCAATAGCGACCTATCTAGCAGTCATTTTGGACAGGCTTGCTGACAAGAACTCAACCCTCGTTCTTTACAACTCAATTCGTGAAACTGTCGAACACGTGTTCGGGCGACAGACCCTCGGGATGATTTGGGATTATGTCGAAGTGAATCCGTTTACAGACGTTGGGTGGCTGAATATGCAGAAGTGGGTTGGAGAGGTAATCGACCATTGTTCGAACATTTTTCCACCCGAACTACAGCCTATTGTTCCACGGGTCAACCAAGCGTCCGCAACTTCCTTGTCATTCCCAGACGAATTCTTTGACGCAGTGTTCACGGACCCTCCCTATTATGACAATGTGCCGTACTCCTACCTTTCGGATTTCTTCTATGTCTGGCTGAAGCGAACCATAGGGCACCTCTATCCAGATTATTTCGCGACTCCCTTGGCACCTAAGAGACAAGAGATTGTTGTCTACTCAAACATCGAGGGAGGTTTCGAAGAGGGGAAGAAGTTCTTCGACCAGATGCTGGGAATATCATTCGCGGAGATAAACCGAGTTCTGAAACCGAAAGGTATCTCGGTTATCGTCTATGCTCACAAGTCCACTGCAGGGTGGGAGACCCTCGTCAATTCCCTCCTACGTTCTGGACTCGTCGTCACAGGAGCTTGGCCCATACATACTGAGCGACCGGGAAGATTGCGTTCTATGAAGAGCGCAGCTTTGGCATCATCTATCTACATGGTCGCTCGAAAACTGAGTAAGGAGCAAGTCGGATTTTACAAAGAAGTGAAGGATGCCCTACAGCGGCATCTTAACGAGAAACTTGACAGGCTTTGGAATGAAGGCATCTCGGGAGCAGACTTCTTTATCGCAGCCATAGGCTCAGCCATCGAGGTATTCGGTAAGTACGAAAGGATTATCGACGATGCCGGCAACGCCATCGAAGTGACTAGGCTTCTTGAAGATGTTCGCAGGATAGTAACTGACTATGCTGTAAAACAGGTTCTTCATGACGGAATCGTTGGAGAAATAAGCCCTCTCACGAGATTCTACGTTCTGTGGAGATGGGCATACGGAGAAGCCTCAATGGAGTACGATGACGCTGGGAAGTTGGCCCAAGGCATTGGAATAGACCTTGCAAGGGAATGGAACAAAGGCTTCATTCTGAAGGACAAAGAGTTCGTTTGTGTCTTAGGTCCGGAAGATAGAGAGACGGAAGAGCTCGGGCAATCCAAGGAACTAATTGACGTTTTGCACAGGGTTCTCATCCTCTGGAAAAATGGGAAAAACGAGGATGTCCTCAGTGTGCTGAAAGAGGCAGGGTTTGGTAGGGGAGACCATTTCTACAAAGTCGCAGACGCAATCTTGCACTCGCTCCCGGATAGCAGCAAAGAGAAGAAACTGTTGGAAGGATTTCTACAAGGCAGAAACAGAATTTCAGAAGACCTTAGAAGGCAAGCCGAACAGACGAAGCTGTTTGAATGA
- a CDS encoding DUF499 domain-containing protein — MKPFHTIAVPHRDILDGKLTMEVFAADLWETYQGRAPEEYRDSTTFFKKTYLTQGLKNLLDVVGKRLQGERGDPVIQIQTPFGGGKTHALIAMFHRAKEWKAKPVVIVGTALSPQETIWGTIEKQLTGSVRKLSGNVSPGREALREVLQKNQPVLILMDEVLEYTTKAAGVAVKDTTLGAQTIAFMQELTEVAGTLDKVCVVITLPSSLLEHYDEKAERLFQQLQKVAGRVEKIYTPVQENEINKVIRRRLFSEVNEAKARTTVSEFVDYAEKESVLPAGKEPSEYRESFLESFPFMPEVVEVLYHRWGSYPTFQRTRGVLRLLSLVIYSLKMSGRPYISLADFDLNNEETKRELIKHIGAEFDSVIAKDITNKDSGSKVIDRTIGTSFQGLTLGTRAATTTFLYSFSGGPEKGAHIGEIKREATTTENPSSVVTEALEQLKGKLFFLQSLNDKYFFSNQPNLNRILLTKMENIKPAEAIDAERHLIGEQIDGRKLKVWPWPDKPKDIPDTEELKLVIARDKDLAFMQRILETKGDSPRIHKNTVFFLCPSEAEKASFQELVKRKIAYDQISADTTLRLTDDQRKEIRKNLERLNENLKDAVGRTYRLVYAPAKDGVKEIDIGIPTYGENKKIDEEVYEQLLAEGELLEKIAPVIIKEKYLKERDFVNLRQLRDAMSKTPGERRVVNSGVLEDSIRQGVNQGLFGLGEVKESGNLVCQFFKEDPVISFGETESLIRDIVCTAQRDGAGIEPSAPTVEGTIDTLGGTDQTGVSSPAIGRIMKDVDLRFRIPRGKVSQVMGVMNYLQSKFQTLDLELRAKDGSLSEEEYSSKIREALRQLGIRLEANQKE; from the coding sequence ATGAAGCCATTTCACACCATTGCAGTACCTCACCGAGACATTCTCGATGGCAAACTCACTATGGAGGTTTTCGCCGCAGACCTCTGGGAGACATACCAGGGTAGGGCACCAGAAGAATATCGTGACTCGACGACTTTCTTCAAAAAGACATACCTTACCCAGGGTTTGAAGAATCTGCTCGATGTGGTTGGAAAGCGACTACAAGGAGAGCGTGGAGACCCTGTCATTCAAATTCAGACACCGTTCGGAGGCGGCAAGACTCACGCGCTAATTGCAATGTTCCACCGAGCCAAGGAATGGAAGGCCAAGCCCGTCGTAATCGTCGGGACCGCCCTCAGTCCTCAAGAGACGATTTGGGGAACTATCGAGAAGCAACTTACCGGTAGTGTCAGAAAACTGTCGGGGAATGTGTCTCCAGGGCGCGAGGCTTTGAGAGAGGTACTTCAGAAAAACCAACCTGTGTTGATTCTAATGGACGAGGTCCTAGAATACACCACGAAGGCTGCTGGGGTTGCTGTCAAAGACACTACGTTGGGAGCTCAAACTATTGCGTTCATGCAAGAATTAACCGAGGTCGCGGGCACTCTTGACAAGGTCTGTGTGGTCATAACGCTGCCTTCCAGTCTGCTGGAACACTATGACGAAAAGGCCGAGCGACTCTTCCAGCAACTTCAGAAGGTCGCGGGTCGAGTTGAGAAAATATACACACCGGTTCAAGAGAACGAGATAAACAAGGTTATTCGAAGAAGATTATTTTCCGAGGTTAACGAGGCAAAAGCCAGGACAACTGTCTCAGAATTTGTGGATTATGCGGAGAAAGAAAGCGTACTCCCGGCTGGCAAAGAGCCGTCCGAGTATAGGGAAAGCTTCCTTGAATCCTTCCCATTCATGCCGGAGGTAGTGGAGGTGTTGTATCATCGCTGGGGAAGCTATCCAACATTTCAGAGGACTAGGGGCGTCCTCAGACTCCTCTCGCTCGTAATCTACTCGTTGAAGATGAGTGGGAGGCCCTACATTTCATTGGCAGATTTCGACCTCAATAATGAGGAGACCAAGCGAGAACTGATAAAACACATAGGTGCAGAGTTCGACAGCGTAATCGCCAAAGACATAACGAACAAGGACTCAGGCTCCAAAGTCATCGACAGAACCATCGGAACGTCCTTCCAGGGTCTAACACTCGGAACAAGAGCAGCAACAACGACTTTCCTCTACTCATTCTCTGGGGGCCCGGAGAAAGGAGCACACATTGGCGAAATCAAACGGGAAGCGACTACCACCGAGAATCCATCCAGCGTGGTGACTGAAGCCCTTGAGCAGCTAAAGGGTAAGCTCTTCTTTCTTCAGAGCCTGAATGACAAATACTTCTTCTCCAACCAACCCAACCTGAATCGCATACTGCTCACCAAGATGGAGAACATCAAGCCTGCAGAAGCCATTGATGCAGAAAGACATCTGATTGGGGAGCAGATTGACGGAAGAAAGCTCAAGGTCTGGCCATGGCCCGACAAACCGAAGGACATTCCGGACACAGAAGAGCTGAAGTTGGTAATAGCTCGTGACAAGGACCTTGCTTTCATGCAGAGAATCCTTGAAACTAAGGGAGACTCTCCAAGAATTCACAAGAACACAGTTTTCTTTCTCTGTCCTTCTGAAGCCGAGAAAGCATCGTTCCAAGAGTTGGTTAAACGAAAAATTGCGTACGACCAAATCTCAGCAGACACGACTCTTAGACTCACTGATGACCAGAGAAAAGAGATTAGGAAAAACCTGGAAAGGCTGAACGAAAACCTGAAGGATGCTGTGGGGCGAACCTACCGTCTAGTTTACGCACCGGCTAAGGACGGAGTGAAGGAAATTGACATTGGAATCCCTACTTATGGTGAGAACAAGAAAATCGATGAGGAAGTCTACGAGCAGCTGCTGGCAGAGGGAGAGTTACTTGAGAAAATCGCCCCGGTTATCATCAAGGAAAAATACCTGAAGGAACGAGACTTCGTAAATCTGCGTCAGTTGAGGGATGCCATGTCTAAGACGCCTGGAGAAAGGCGGGTGGTCAACTCTGGGGTCCTTGAAGATAGTATTCGGCAAGGCGTGAACCAGGGACTCTTTGGATTAGGAGAAGTAAAAGAGAGTGGGAATCTGGTCTGCCAGTTCTTCAAAGAAGACCCGGTCATATCTTTTGGGGAAACCGAGTCACTAATCAGAGACATCGTTTGCACTGCGCAAAGAGATGGCGCAGGCATAGAGCCCTCAGCTCCCACGGTCGAAGGGACTATTGACACTCTTGGAGGCACTGACCAGACTGGCGTTTCTTCGCCTGCAATCGGACGTATCATGAAGGATGTTGATTTAAGATTCAGAATACCACGAGGGAAGGTTTCTCAAGTCATGGGTGTAATGAACTACCTTCAAAGCAAGTTCCAAACTCTGGACTTGGAACTCAGAGCAAAAGATGGTTCACTTTCGGAGGAGGAATATTCTAGCAAGATAAGAGAAGCACTTCGGCAGTTGGGAATTCGTTTGGAAGCTAATCAAAAGGAATAG
- a CDS encoding HNH endonuclease, which yields MPRLESKLDSLAEGEKRELIRRLHTRQGQKCYICGREINLTIDKVDIDHIKKLGVGPDEEQNWGLTHESCNRSKGARDLQLMQYIYDFRLLKDAYVNVNKDFTVGDALEKLQPQRQEVVARIDDSAIKLSYRGKDGISVTESFKLYTENGDHGFTFFTGLIPFQLLYHDSSINPRSLVDLEPMIEEFYDGYPQLQPSLGHMEFNFPEGRGRVLLFDGQHKAAAQLFNRKERLFVRVFVNAALDKLKAANFRAHTIVAQIHFPDMIRDKVGHDIFKLGFDAFKSSATPTDSEERFLFRTETGEDYRDYLKNFVKYAALFSGGQRHKILNYVETISARSRKFPISYDTLEKTFLRFLYLQSAEEPLSVSSDYRELERRNLSTLMDIFVEEILENRYKFEKGVYRIEEQLSSDPNLIENNHLAAYRICRQAAMIVWLTQFKMAVIRLLKTRNRYLTREWGDERPLWAEFKEEDWKAVRRMFGVVRDHQIWIEKHDKNIIQAIESTKQKDWKQILLEGRLPDRPEKLFPPLDDNTIFNTIFESRFR from the coding sequence ATGCCTCGTCTCGAAAGTAAACTGGATTCTTTAGCCGAGGGCGAAAAAAGAGAACTAATCCGAAGACTGCACACGAGGCAAGGCCAAAAATGCTACATCTGCGGTAGAGAAATCAACCTGACGATAGACAAGGTCGATATCGACCACATCAAGAAGCTCGGAGTGGGTCCCGACGAGGAACAAAACTGGGGCCTAACTCATGAATCTTGCAACAGGTCGAAGGGAGCCCGGGACCTCCAGTTAATGCAATACATCTACGATTTCAGGTTGCTAAAAGACGCCTACGTTAACGTTAACAAGGATTTCACCGTCGGCGATGCTTTGGAAAAGCTGCAACCCCAGAGACAAGAGGTTGTGGCAAGGATAGATGATAGTGCCATCAAACTATCCTATCGAGGCAAGGACGGCATCTCAGTAACCGAGAGCTTCAAGCTTTACACCGAAAACGGCGACCATGGGTTCACTTTTTTCACCGGCTTGATACCTTTTCAACTTCTGTATCATGATTCCTCCATCAATCCCAGGTCTCTGGTAGACTTGGAGCCAATGATTGAGGAGTTCTACGATGGATACCCTCAGTTACAGCCAAGTTTAGGTCATATGGAATTTAACTTCCCGGAAGGGAGAGGACGTGTTCTGCTATTCGACGGGCAACACAAAGCAGCGGCCCAACTATTCAACCGGAAGGAACGCCTCTTTGTCCGCGTTTTTGTTAACGCCGCACTTGACAAGCTGAAAGCGGCGAATTTCAGGGCGCACACAATTGTGGCACAGATTCATTTTCCAGACATGATAAGAGATAAGGTTGGTCATGATATCTTCAAACTTGGCTTCGACGCCTTCAAGTCATCTGCCACCCCAACGGACAGCGAAGAAAGATTCCTGTTCAGAACAGAAACGGGAGAAGATTACAGGGACTACCTCAAGAATTTCGTTAAGTACGCGGCCCTCTTCAGCGGAGGGCAGAGACACAAGATTCTAAATTACGTCGAGACAATCAGCGCCCGGTCGCGCAAGTTCCCGATTTCGTACGATACCCTTGAGAAAACGTTCCTTCGATTTCTCTACCTTCAATCAGCGGAAGAGCCCCTCAGCGTAAGCTCCGATTACCGGGAGCTCGAACGAAGAAATCTTTCGACTCTTATGGACATATTCGTTGAGGAGATTCTTGAAAACCGATACAAGTTTGAGAAAGGCGTCTATCGAATCGAAGAGCAACTGTCAAGCGACCCGAACCTTATTGAAAATAACCATTTAGCCGCATATCGGATATGCCGCCAGGCTGCGATGATAGTGTGGCTAACTCAGTTCAAGATGGCGGTCATACGACTGCTCAAGACGCGTAACAGGTACCTTACTAGGGAATGGGGTGACGAGAGACCTCTCTGGGCAGAGTTCAAGGAAGAGGATTGGAAGGCAGTTCGCAGAATGTTTGGGGTGGTCCGCGACCACCAAATTTGGATTGAGAAACACGACAAGAACATCATTCAAGCGATTGAGTCTACGAAGCAGAAGGATTGGAAGCAGATTCTTCTTGAGGGTCGTTTGCCCGACAGACCGGAGAAGTTGTTTCCACCTTTAGATGATAACACGATTTTCAATACAATATTCGAGTCGAGGTTCCGCTAA